One Alnus glutinosa chromosome 3, dhAlnGlut1.1, whole genome shotgun sequence genomic region harbors:
- the LOC133864363 gene encoding protein RADIALIS-like 4, which yields MGSTSLSSSNSKPTWTAEQHKMFENALAIYYKETPDRWQNIASAIGGTTEEEVKRQYEILLEDIKGIESGKVPVPNYRKIGGSSGLNNICS from the coding sequence ATGGGATCTACATCACTTTCTTCCTCCAACTCCAAACCGACTTGGACGGCCGAGCAACACAAAATGTTCGAAAATGCTTTGGCAATATATTACAAGGAAACGCCAGACCGTTGGCAAAACATTGCAAGTGCCATTGGAGGGACAACTGAAGAGGAGGTGAAGAGGCAGTATGAGATCCTTTTAGAGGACATCAAGGGCATTGAGTCAGGGAAGGTGCCTGTTCCTAATTACAGGAAAATTGGAGGAAGCAGTGGATTAAATAACATTTGCAGTTGA
- the LOC133864095 gene encoding uncharacterized protein LOC133864095 isoform X2 produces MAMNSSTFKIILGSSSMARRQILAEMGYEFAIMTADIDEKAIRREKPEDLVMALAEAKADAIVSKLHTGQFEEDAHATLLITADTVVVYEGIIREKPSSKEEAREFIKGYSGGQAAVVGSVLVTNLKSGKRKGGWDRAEVYFYNIPDEAIDSLLYSDPRGNYTQCCWGFDAGTSNDIAICGSSGLMFDR; encoded by the exons ATGGCTATGAACAGTTCCACATTTAAG ATAATCTTGGGTTCGTCATCGATGGCTCGCCGACAAATTTTAGCCGAGATGGGGTATGAGTTCGCAATAATG ACTGCAGACATAGATGAGAAAGCTATTAGGAGGGAAAAGCCAGAAGATTTGGTAATGGCTCTAGCCGAAGCGAAG GCAGATGCCATTGTATCAAAGCTCCATACTGGTCAATTTGAGGAGGATGCTCATGCAACACTGTTAATTACTGCAGATACA GTGGTGGTGTATGAAGGGATAATCAGGGAAAAGCCATCAAGCAAGGAAGAAGCACGGGAGTTTATCAAAG gatactctggcGGTCAAGCAGCTGTGGTAGGATCTGTTCTTGTAACCAATCTTAAgagtggaaaaagaaaaggtggatGGGACAGAGCAGAG gtttatttttataacataCCAGATGAGGCCATTGATAGCCTG CTGTACTCAGATCCACGAGGGAATTACACTCAATGTTGCTGGGGGTTTGATGCTGGAACATCCAATGACATTGCCATTTGTGGAAGCAGTG GTTTGATGTTTGACAGGTAG
- the LOC133864095 gene encoding uncharacterized protein LOC133864095 isoform X1, whose product MAMNSSTFKIILGSSSMARRQILAEMGYEFAIMTADIDEKAIRREKPEDLVMALAEAKADAIVSKLHTGQFEEDAHATLLITADTVVVYEGIIREKPSSKEEAREFIKGYSGGQAAVVGSVLVTNLKSGKRKGGWDRAEVYFYNIPDEAIDSLIHEGITLNVAGGLMLEHPMTLPFVEAVVGTTDTVMGLPIALTEKFIREAL is encoded by the exons ATGGCTATGAACAGTTCCACATTTAAG ATAATCTTGGGTTCGTCATCGATGGCTCGCCGACAAATTTTAGCCGAGATGGGGTATGAGTTCGCAATAATG ACTGCAGACATAGATGAGAAAGCTATTAGGAGGGAAAAGCCAGAAGATTTGGTAATGGCTCTAGCCGAAGCGAAG GCAGATGCCATTGTATCAAAGCTCCATACTGGTCAATTTGAGGAGGATGCTCATGCAACACTGTTAATTACTGCAGATACA GTGGTGGTGTATGAAGGGATAATCAGGGAAAAGCCATCAAGCAAGGAAGAAGCACGGGAGTTTATCAAAG gatactctggcGGTCAAGCAGCTGTGGTAGGATCTGTTCTTGTAACCAATCTTAAgagtggaaaaagaaaaggtggatGGGACAGAGCAGAG gtttatttttataacataCCAGATGAGGCCATTGATAGCCTG ATCCACGAGGGAATTACACTCAATGTTGCTGGGGGTTTGATGCTGGAACATCCAATGACATTGCCATTTGTGGAAGCAGTG GTAGGGACTACTGATACAGTGATGGGACTTCCTATAGCTCTCACAGAAAAATTTATACGGGAAGCTCTATAG
- the LOC133864095 gene encoding uncharacterized protein LOC133864095 isoform X3: MARRQILAEMGYEFAIMTADIDEKAIRREKPEDLVMALAEAKADAIVSKLHTGQFEEDAHATLLITADTVVVYEGIIREKPSSKEEAREFIKGYSGGQAAVVGSVLVTNLKSGKRKGGWDRAEVYFYNIPDEAIDSLIHEGITLNVAGGLMLEHPMTLPFVEAVVGTTDTVMGLPIALTEKFIREAL, translated from the exons ATGGCTCGCCGACAAATTTTAGCCGAGATGGGGTATGAGTTCGCAATAATG ACTGCAGACATAGATGAGAAAGCTATTAGGAGGGAAAAGCCAGAAGATTTGGTAATGGCTCTAGCCGAAGCGAAG GCAGATGCCATTGTATCAAAGCTCCATACTGGTCAATTTGAGGAGGATGCTCATGCAACACTGTTAATTACTGCAGATACA GTGGTGGTGTATGAAGGGATAATCAGGGAAAAGCCATCAAGCAAGGAAGAAGCACGGGAGTTTATCAAAG gatactctggcGGTCAAGCAGCTGTGGTAGGATCTGTTCTTGTAACCAATCTTAAgagtggaaaaagaaaaggtggatGGGACAGAGCAGAG gtttatttttataacataCCAGATGAGGCCATTGATAGCCTG ATCCACGAGGGAATTACACTCAATGTTGCTGGGGGTTTGATGCTGGAACATCCAATGACATTGCCATTTGTGGAAGCAGTG GTAGGGACTACTGATACAGTGATGGGACTTCCTATAGCTCTCACAGAAAAATTTATACGGGAAGCTCTATAG
- the LOC133864095 gene encoding uncharacterized protein LOC133864095 isoform X4 translates to MAMNSSTFKIILGSSSMARRQILAEMGYEFAIMTADIDEKAIRREKPEDLVMALAEAKADAIVSKLHTGQFEEDAHATLLITADTVVVYEGIIREKPSSKEEAREFIKGYSGGQAAVVGSVLVTNLKSGKRKGGWDRAEVYFYNIPDEAIDSLLYSDPRGNYTQCCWGFDAGTSNDIAICGSSGRDY, encoded by the exons ATGGCTATGAACAGTTCCACATTTAAG ATAATCTTGGGTTCGTCATCGATGGCTCGCCGACAAATTTTAGCCGAGATGGGGTATGAGTTCGCAATAATG ACTGCAGACATAGATGAGAAAGCTATTAGGAGGGAAAAGCCAGAAGATTTGGTAATGGCTCTAGCCGAAGCGAAG GCAGATGCCATTGTATCAAAGCTCCATACTGGTCAATTTGAGGAGGATGCTCATGCAACACTGTTAATTACTGCAGATACA GTGGTGGTGTATGAAGGGATAATCAGGGAAAAGCCATCAAGCAAGGAAGAAGCACGGGAGTTTATCAAAG gatactctggcGGTCAAGCAGCTGTGGTAGGATCTGTTCTTGTAACCAATCTTAAgagtggaaaaagaaaaggtggatGGGACAGAGCAGAG gtttatttttataacataCCAGATGAGGCCATTGATAGCCTG CTGTACTCAGATCCACGAGGGAATTACACTCAATGTTGCTGGGGGTTTGATGCTGGAACATCCAATGACATTGCCATTTGTGGAAGCAGTG GTAGGGACTACTGA
- the LOC133864095 gene encoding uncharacterized protein LOC133864095 isoform X5 produces the protein MAMNSSTFKIILGSSSMARRQILAEMGYEFAIMTADIDEKAIRREKPEDLVMALAEAKADAIVSKLHTGQFEEDAHATLLITADTVVVYEGIIREKPSSKEEAREFIKGYSGGQAAVVGSVLVTNLKSGKRKGGWDRAEVYFYNIPDEAIDSLIHEGITLNVAGGLMLEHPMTLPFVEAVV, from the exons ATGGCTATGAACAGTTCCACATTTAAG ATAATCTTGGGTTCGTCATCGATGGCTCGCCGACAAATTTTAGCCGAGATGGGGTATGAGTTCGCAATAATG ACTGCAGACATAGATGAGAAAGCTATTAGGAGGGAAAAGCCAGAAGATTTGGTAATGGCTCTAGCCGAAGCGAAG GCAGATGCCATTGTATCAAAGCTCCATACTGGTCAATTTGAGGAGGATGCTCATGCAACACTGTTAATTACTGCAGATACA GTGGTGGTGTATGAAGGGATAATCAGGGAAAAGCCATCAAGCAAGGAAGAAGCACGGGAGTTTATCAAAG gatactctggcGGTCAAGCAGCTGTGGTAGGATCTGTTCTTGTAACCAATCTTAAgagtggaaaaagaaaaggtggatGGGACAGAGCAGAG gtttatttttataacataCCAGATGAGGCCATTGATAGCCTG ATCCACGAGGGAATTACACTCAATGTTGCTGGGGGTTTGATGCTGGAACATCCAATGACATTGCCATTTGTGGAAGCAGTG GTTTGA